In the genome of Raphanus sativus cultivar WK10039 chromosome 4, ASM80110v3, whole genome shotgun sequence, one region contains:
- the LOC108840869 gene encoding uncharacterized protein LOC108840869: MVVETRGGKRKDNPTKEETRRVKFAKEKETSQTTAAAEDFDNIEKTTEMTETAEKTSEDSRETTAGTKPTEPTAPTTVVGGPSLPAPPAPPATPAIGTHSGDDEIEGSEEGNEDGEGSEEENGDGDGAAEGKDDENGGSEEVREEIENVEDKRPEEKESDYMLKEISHTMKHFGRVVKENTLWPLPGFCVPTRGM; the protein is encoded by the exons ATGGTGGTTGAAACGAGAGGAGGTAAGAGGAAGGATAATCCAACGAAGGAAGAGACTCGGAGAGTGAAGTTTGCGAAGGAGAAGGAGACAAGTCAGACGACGGCGGCGGCTGAGGACTTCGATAACATCGAGAAGACGACGGAGATGACGGAGACTGCGGAGAAGACGAGTGAGGACTCGAGGGAGACTACGGCGGGAACGAAGCCGACTGAGCCGACTGCTCCGACGACAGTTGTTGGTGGCCCATCTCTTCCAGCTCCTCCAGCTCCTCCAGCAACTCCGGCGATTGGGACTCATTCTGGAGATGATGAGATTGAAGGTTCTGAAGAAGGAAATGAAGACGGAGAAGGTtctgaagaagaaaatggagatggagatggagctGCAGAAGGAAAGGATGATGAGAATGGAGGTTCCGAAGAAGTAAGAGAAGAGATTGAGAACGTTGAGGACAAAAGACCAGAAGAAAAG GAATCTGATTACATGTTGAAGGAGATCTCTCACACAATGAAACATTTTGGAAGGGTTGTGAAAGAGAATACGTTGTGGCCTCTTCCAGGTTTCTGTGTCCCAACTAGAGGTATGTGA
- the LOC108832561 gene encoding plasmodesmata-located protein 8, whose translation MRMLFLFSLLFFLFFHSSSSSRSSSESHIFIYGGCSPEKYTPNTPFESNRDTFLSSVVTSSSEESFNSFAVGNDSSSSSSAVFGLYQCREDLRPSVCSKCIQNSVDQITLLCPYSYGASLQLEGCFLRYETNDFLGRQDTSLRYKKCSSKSVENDYDFFKRRDDVLSDLESTQLRYKISRSGLVEGYAQCVGDLSPSDCTACLAESVGKLKNLCGSAVAAEVYLAQCYAHYWGSGYYDFSSDPTNGDNVGKSIAIIVGVIAGFAILVILLSLCRNNMH comes from the exons aTGAGAAtgctctttctcttctctctcttgttcttcctcttcttccactCATCATCCTCCTCAAGATCATCATCAGAATCTCACATCTTCATCTACGGTGGATGTTCTCCGGAAAAATACACACCAAACACTCCTTTCGAATCAAACCGCGACACTTTTCTCTCTTCCGTCGTCACTTCCTCCTCCGAAGAATCCTTCAACAGCTTCGCCGTCGGCAACgactcttcctcctcctcctcggcTGTCTTCGGTCTTTATCAATGCCGTGAAGATCTCCGACCATCTGTGTGCTCAAAATGTATCCAAAACTCCGTCGACCAGATCACTCTCCTTTGCCCTTACTCTTACGGTGCATCTCTCCAGCTCGAAGGCTGTTTCTTGCGTTACGAGACAAACGACTTTCTTGGGAGACAAGACACGAGTCTTAGGTATAAGAAGTGTAGTTCCAAGAGCGTTGAGAATGACTATGACTTTTTTAAAAGGAGAGACGATGTGTTATCGGATCTTGAGTCCACTCAGCTCCGTTACAAAATTAGCCGGTCTGGTTTGGTCGAAGGTTATGCTCAATGTGTTGGTGACTTGAGTCCTAGTGACTGTACGGCTTGTCTTGCGGAATCTGTTGGGAAGTTAAAGAATCTTTGTGGCTCGGCGGTTGCAGCTGAGGTTTACTTGGCTCAGTGCTATGCTCATTATTGGGGTTCTGGTTACTATGACTTCTCTTCAG ATCCAACGAACGGAGATAACGTGGGGAAATCAATTGCGATCATCGTCGGAGTTATTGCTGGATTCGCAATTCTTGTTATCCTCCTCTCCCTCTGCAGAAACAACATGC ATTGA
- the LOC108832560 gene encoding auxin-responsive protein SAUR36-like, with product MRRLRGIKIRRPFQRITRWILRKTRLRRSRYIRLSPNRPVCKPKPIEKLISWGRSLTSHSARFLGCKRSNSGYIPIGEEPVRTKPDPVPKGHSAVYVGKKDGDFHRVMVPIVYFNHPLFGELLREAEEEFGFCQEGGITIPCPYSDFKRVQTRIESGSGFGKFPWSRRRQ from the coding sequence aTGAGGAGGTTACGAGGGATCAAAATCAGAAGACCCTTTCAACGAATCACAAGATGGATCCTCCGGAAAACCCGACTCCGCCGTTCGAGATACATTCGGTTAAGCCCGAACCGGCCGGTTTGCAAACCAAAACCCATCGAGAAACTCATAAGCTGGGGTCGTAGTCTCACATCACACAGCGCCAGGTTTCTCGGGTGTAAAAGATCAAACTCCGGATACATACCAATCGGGGAGGAACCGGTTCGAACTAAACCCGACCCAGTTCCGAAAGGTCACTCTGCCGTCTACGTGGGTAAAAAAGACGGAGACTTTCACAGGGTTATGGTGCCTATCGTCTACTTCAACCATCCTCTGTTCGGTGAGCTTCTGAGAGAAGCAGAGGAAGAGTTTGGGTTTTGTCAAGAAGGTGGAATCACTATCCCTTGTCCTTATTCGGATTTCAAACGGGTCCAGACCCGAATAGAATCCGGGTCGGGTTTTGGCAAGTTTCCATGGAGCCGGCGCCGGCAATAA
- the LOC108832556 gene encoding uncharacterized protein LOC108832556 codes for MWKKVLKTREIAKKLYRVEVRNGKSTSFWHESWSSLGCLKDLLGNGNPFDLGISIEATVEDSWKHRRRNHRVLILNRVEEEIESCKIKRTQEEDMSLWMNSKGHYKRSFSSRETWRATREIHQQCQWHKEVWFKYATPKYSFILWLAMKGRMTTGDRMRNWNGGANINVSCVLCNEPLETVEHLFFECIYSAEIWETLMKGVLLDKLTVKWEELMRIMRDSSNGKMKLFIIKYVFQTSVNMIWRERNRRRHGEKASTTSLLIKLIDKNLRNKLTLVQREGDMDIGKGMVYWFSTR; via the coding sequence ATGTGGAAGAAAGTTCTGAAAACTCGGGAGATAGCTAAGAAGTTATACCGAGTAGAAGTTCGAAATGGGAAAAGCACTTCTTTTTGGCATGAAAGTTGGTCATCTCTTGGATGCTTGAAGGATTTACTGGGTAATGGTAATCCCTTTGATTTGGGAATCTCAATTGAAGCTACAGTGGAGGATAGCTGGAAACATAGAAGAAGAAATCACCGTGTTCTTATTCTAAACAGAGTAGAAGAAGAGATTGAGAGTTGCAAAATTAAGAGAACGCAAGAGGAGGATATGTCATTGTGGATGAATTCAAAAGGTCATTACAAGAGATCATTCTCTTCTCGTGAAACATGGAGAGCTACAAGAGAGATCCATCAACAATGTCAATGGCATAAGgaggtttggtttaaatatgcCACGCCAAAATACTCTTTTATATTATGGCTTGCTATGAAAGGAAGAATGACAACAGGGGATCGCATGAGAAACTGGAATGGTGGAGCTAACATAAACGTATCTTGCGTTCTATGTAATGAGCCACTAGAAACAGTTGAGCATCTCTTCTTTGAGTGTATATATTCAGCAGAGATTTGGGAAACATTGATGAAGGGGGTTCTACTAGATAAACTTACAGTAAAATGGGAGGAGTTGATGAGAATAATGAGAGACAGTTCGAATGGGAAGATGAAACTGTTCATCATTAAGTATGTGTTTCAGACTTCAGTAAACATGATATGGAGGGAGAGGAACAGAAGAAGGCATGGAGAGAAGGCCTCGACAACGAGTTTGCTTATAAAGCTCATTGATAAAAATTTGCGGAACAAGCTTACACTTGTGCAGAGGGAGGGTGATATGGATATTGGGAAGGGGATGGTCTATTGGTTTAGCACAAGATAG